The Fischerella sp. PCC 9605 genome contains a region encoding:
- a CDS encoding 3-hydroxyacyl-CoA dehydrogenase family protein — protein MNIQTVGVVGAGVMGIGVAQNLAQTGHQVILVDVSEDILDKAKQEIRNNIRFQAFFKKSDRQETPDGIIEKIEFSTNYKILENADFIVENITEKWDIKRDVYPRLDSICPADCVFAANTSAIPITRIASVTKRADKVVGIHFMNPVPMKPVVEMIRGYHTSDATIEIAKKMLAQMGKECIIVNDSPGFVSNRVLMLTINEAVFLLQDQVATAEDVDKIFKGCFGHKMGPLETADLIGLDTILFSIEVLYENFNDSKYRPCPLLKKMVDAGLHGRKSGKGFYVYQ, from the coding sequence ATGAATATTCAAACAGTAGGCGTTGTTGGTGCAGGTGTAATGGGAATAGGGGTTGCACAAAACCTAGCTCAAACAGGTCATCAAGTTATTCTAGTAGATGTTTCTGAAGATATTCTGGATAAAGCTAAACAGGAAATCAGAAATAATATCCGCTTTCAGGCTTTTTTCAAAAAAAGCGATCGCCAAGAAACTCCAGATGGTATCATCGAAAAAATAGAGTTTTCTACAAACTATAAAATTTTAGAAAATGCAGATTTTATCGTAGAAAACATCACAGAAAAATGGGATATTAAAAGAGATGTATATCCCCGATTAGATTCTATTTGTCCAGCAGATTGCGTATTCGCTGCTAACACATCAGCAATTCCCATTACCCGCATTGCTTCAGTTACCAAACGTGCCGATAAAGTTGTTGGTATCCACTTTATGAATCCTGTACCAATGAAGCCGGTGGTGGAGATGATTCGTGGGTATCATACCTCTGATGCAACAATTGAGATAGCAAAAAAAATGCTAGCGCAGATGGGGAAAGAGTGCATAATTGTTAATGATTCGCCCGGTTTTGTTTCCAACCGCGTGTTGATGTTAACTATTAACGAAGCTGTTTTTCTGTTACAAGACCAAGTTGCTACAGCAGAAGATGTAGACAAAATCTTTAAAGGCTGTTTCGGTCACAAAATGGGCCCTTTAGAAACAGCTGATTTGATTGGGCTAGACACCATTTTATTTTCTATCGAAGTCTTGTACGAAAACTTTAACGATAGTAAATATAGACCATGCCCCTTACTCAAAAAAATGGTGGATGCAGGGTTACATGGTAGAAAAAGTGGTAAAGGATTTTACGTATATCAATAA
- a CDS encoding acyltransferase domain-containing protein — MPTSISRPWQLLVLSAHTDSALKTATVNLVQYLRQHRDFNLADVAHTLQREQQAFEHRRMVVCRDIEDAIAALEDPRRFLTNIQQTKERPVAFMFPGLGTHYVNMAWELYQVEPIFRDRVDYCCEFLKLLLDRDLRDVIYPHRGSQQDQQSPQENSQGLDLRKMLGRSQTQTDAKIVAATSLLNQTHLAQPAIFVIEYALAQLLISWGIRPVAMIGYSIGEYVAATLAGVLSLEEGLTLIAARAQMIQKLPGGAMLAVPLSQTEISPLLNDKLSLSAVNGPSMRVIAGETNAIEALEKQLTKKGLACRRLETSHAFHSHMMEGVTSDLRELVKTFNLQPPKIPYISNVTGTWITAASATNPDYWVKHLCQPVLFAPGMQELWKKLYPILLEVGPGQTLGSFALQCIENNPAVSQIILPSLRYSYDKKPDLAFLLKTLGRLWLAGVQIDWAGFYAHERPHPIPLPTCLF; from the coding sequence ATGCCTACTAGCATTTCTCGTCCTTGGCAATTGTTGGTACTTTCTGCTCATACTGACTCAGCACTAAAAACTGCGACTGTAAACCTTGTACAATACCTGAGACAGCATCGTGACTTCAACCTTGCGGATGTAGCTCATACATTGCAACGCGAACAACAAGCTTTTGAGCATCGGCGGATGGTAGTTTGTCGGGATATAGAAGATGCGATCGCTGCACTTGAAGATCCAAGACGCTTCCTTACCAACATCCAACAAACAAAAGAACGTCCTGTAGCCTTTATGTTTCCTGGACTTGGTACTCATTACGTCAACATGGCTTGGGAACTTTACCAAGTTGAACCCATATTTCGGGATCGAGTTGACTACTGTTGTGAATTTCTTAAACTCCTTCTTGATCGAGATTTGCGAGATGTAATCTATCCACACAGAGGTTCTCAACAAGACCAACAATCGCCTCAAGAAAATTCTCAAGGTTTGGATTTGCGAAAAATGTTAGGTCGCAGCCAGACACAAACCGATGCAAAGATAGTAGCTGCAACATCTTTACTCAATCAAACTCACCTCGCTCAACCAGCCATTTTTGTCATTGAATATGCCTTAGCACAGTTATTGATATCCTGGGGAATTCGTCCTGTGGCAATGATTGGCTACAGCATTGGTGAATATGTAGCAGCTACCTTGGCAGGGGTTTTATCCCTAGAAGAGGGTTTAACACTGATTGCTGCAAGAGCGCAGATGATTCAAAAGTTGCCAGGTGGAGCAATGCTTGCAGTTCCACTTTCGCAAACAGAGATATCTCCCCTACTCAATGACAAACTCTCACTCTCGGCGGTCAACGGGCCATCCATGCGTGTAATCGCAGGTGAAACCAATGCTATAGAAGCTTTGGAAAAACAGTTAACTAAAAAAGGTTTAGCTTGTCGCCGTCTGGAAACTTCTCATGCTTTTCACTCTCATATGATGGAGGGTGTTACCTCTGACTTACGTGAGTTGGTAAAAACATTTAACCTCCAACCACCAAAAATTCCTTATATATCTAACGTCACAGGAACTTGGATAACAGCAGCATCAGCCACAAATCCTGATTATTGGGTTAAGCATCTGTGTCAACCTGTGTTGTTTGCTCCGGGTATGCAAGAGTTGTGGAAAAAACTGTATCCAATTTTGTTGGAAGTAGGCCCTGGACAGACTCTAGGTAGCTTTGCACTTCAATGTATAGAAAATAATCCAGCAGTCAGTCAGATTATCTTACCCTCTCTCAGATATTCCTACGATAAAAAACCAGACTTAGCATTCTTACTGAAAACATTGGGTAGGCTTTGGTTAGCAGGAGTGCAAATAGATTGGGCGGGATTTTATGCTCACGAGCGTCCTCATCCGATTCCTTTACCTACGTGTCTCTTTTAA
- a CDS encoding non-ribosomal peptide synthetase — protein sequence MSKFSHSFIEPFGNCSTFVELLRLRSSTQPDRHAFTFLVDGETEQATLTYQELDKRSRRIAAQLQANGLSGERALLLYPAGLDFLIAFFGCLYAGVVAVTAYPPRNERNTPRIKAISTDAQAAIALTTTEILPTVRALMTEKTDLESLQWLTTDNLAEGIEDTWQEPSIHRDTLAFLQYTSGSTGTPKGVMISHGNLLHNAATTYQFMEHSAESKFISWLPTYHDMGLIGGILQPLYGGFPCIFMPPTSFLQRPYRWLQAISRYQGTTSGAPNFAYELCTQKITQQQKETLDLSSWSVAFNGAEPVRHETLERFALSFADCGFRKEAFYPCYGMAETTLMVSGVHKATAPIIKTVQKSTLESHRIVESTTKQEDVYHFVSCGRVIPEQKVVIANLDTLSSCQPGEVGEIWVSGPSVGQGYWNRSQETEETFHAYLSDTGEGPFLRTGDLGFLQNGELFIAGRAKDLIIIRGRNLYPQDIELTAERSHPSLRSGANAAFTVELNNEEQLVVVQELEFRAKPNLEEAISAIRQAITEEHEVQVYAVVLIKPGSIPKTSSGKIQRRATRSRFEKDELNVVGSSILKISDIARKETRLQRSELLALSPRECQPLLEPYLIEILAGVLSIAPDDINPEEPLSTLGLDSLKVFELKNRIEVDLEVEVSVADFFEGMSARSLVTKILAQMTTDGLPSVSLTQQQRDTSMHPLSFAQQGLWFINQLTPDTPTYNIPIVISLKGCVNLAVLEDSLNEIIRRHEVLRTSFTVVDGQPVQVINQAVPLTLAIEDLRSLKTSERNSAAKRLATELAQQPFDLSAQSLLRAKILQLNDKNYHLIITLHHIIADGWSIGVLIKELAALYEAFSTGKLSPLSELPIQYRDFVNWQRKWINCERIQPLLTYWQQKLQGELTVLNLPTDRTRSPLQTFKGAQAKLVLSPTLKKELKNLSRQQGVTLFMTLLTAFKILLYRYTGQTDILVGSPIANRNRAEIESLIGFFVNILVLRTDLSDDLSFQDLLARVKSTALEAYVHQDLPFEKLVEELQPSRDLSYNPLFQVMFVLQNVPKPNLSLSDVSMTYEEGYNGRSKFDLTLFMEDSEQGLVATCEYNTDLFNADTITRMLGHFQTLLSNIVSDPEQCISQLQLLTPPEVQQLLVEWNDTKTDYPQDKCIHQLFEAQVEKTPSDIAVIFVDAHSAASRRVKQQITYRELNNRANQLARYLQQLGVKPDVMVGICMERSIEMVVGLLAILKAGGAYMPLDPAYPKERLAFTLADSQVSVLLAHAHLVNHLPPHSAQLVCIDTDSTAFADYSPENLISNARSENLAYVIYTSGSTGKPKGVQIPHSAVVNFLSTMRQIPGLAKEDVLLSVTTLSFDIAALELYLPLIVGARLVLVNREVITDSTQLLKQLVSNGVTVMQATPATWRMLIAAGWQSQNTMKILCGGEALDSSLAYQLLERGQEVWNLYGPTETTIWSAVQKVNSQEQQQGVSSIGRPIANTQFHILDPHQQLVPVGVPGELHIGGVGLARGYWNRPDLTGEKFIPSPFESGKRLYKTGDLARYLTDGKIEFLGRIDHQVKIRGFRIELGEIEALLEQHPQVRETVVVAREDIPNDCRLVAYLVTHGNATPSVNELRGFLKEKLPEYMLPSAFVVLDALPLTPNGKVDRRALKAPENLRPELTASFQPPQSEMEQQIAKFWQEVLHLDKVGIHDNFFDLGGHSLLMLQVNNKLRAILQREISIVTMFQNPTIYSLAQYLSQTAEEKSIFEPMRDRVQKQIEARQKQKQLLMRKSRNNSR from the coding sequence ATGAGTAAATTTTCTCATAGCTTCATTGAACCTTTTGGTAACTGTTCTACATTTGTTGAACTCTTGCGTTTAAGAAGCTCTACCCAGCCAGATCGACATGCTTTTACCTTCTTGGTGGATGGGGAAACAGAACAAGCTACACTAACCTATCAAGAACTAGATAAGCGTTCCCGTAGAATTGCTGCTCAATTACAAGCTAATGGTTTATCTGGAGAACGAGCCTTACTACTTTATCCAGCAGGACTTGATTTTTTAATTGCTTTTTTCGGTTGCTTATATGCGGGAGTTGTGGCTGTAACTGCATATCCCCCTCGAAACGAGCGCAACACACCAAGAATAAAGGCTATTTCCACAGATGCACAAGCAGCCATAGCTCTCACCACAACAGAAATTCTGCCTACAGTGCGAGCTTTAATGACAGAAAAGACTGACCTAGAATCCTTACAGTGGCTGACTACCGATAATCTTGCAGAGGGCATAGAAGATACTTGGCAAGAACCTTCTATTCATCGAGATACCTTAGCTTTTCTGCAATACACCTCTGGTTCTACAGGAACGCCTAAAGGTGTAATGATTAGTCATGGAAACCTACTACACAATGCTGCCACCACCTACCAATTCATGGAGCATTCAGCTGAGAGTAAGTTTATCTCATGGTTGCCGACTTACCATGATATGGGTTTGATTGGTGGAATATTGCAACCTTTGTATGGAGGTTTTCCTTGCATCTTCATGCCTCCAACTTCCTTTCTCCAACGCCCTTATCGTTGGTTGCAAGCTATTTCTCGCTATCAAGGTACAACAAGTGGTGCTCCCAACTTTGCATATGAGTTGTGTACTCAAAAAATTACTCAACAACAAAAAGAAACTCTTGACTTGAGTAGTTGGAGTGTCGCATTTAACGGCGCTGAACCAGTTAGGCATGAAACTTTAGAGCGGTTTGCTTTATCTTTTGCAGACTGTGGCTTCCGTAAAGAGGCCTTCTATCCTTGTTACGGAATGGCTGAAACAACTCTGATGGTTTCTGGTGTACACAAAGCAACAGCACCAATTATCAAAACAGTCCAGAAATCTACTTTAGAATCTCATCGGATAGTCGAATCAACTACCAAACAAGAGGATGTCTACCATTTCGTCAGTTGCGGTCGAGTCATACCAGAACAGAAGGTAGTCATTGCAAATCTAGATACGCTCAGTAGTTGTCAACCTGGGGAAGTCGGGGAAATTTGGGTATCTGGGCCGAGTGTTGGTCAAGGTTATTGGAATCGTTCTCAGGAGACAGAGGAAACATTCCACGCTTATCTATCAGATACAGGAGAAGGACCATTCCTGCGGACGGGAGATTTAGGTTTTTTGCAGAATGGAGAGCTTTTCATTGCAGGTAGAGCGAAAGATTTAATTATTATTCGAGGTCGCAATCTTTACCCACAGGATATAGAATTAACCGCAGAACGCAGCCATCCATCCTTACGTTCTGGTGCTAATGCAGCATTTACAGTAGAGCTTAACAACGAAGAACAGCTGGTAGTTGTACAAGAATTGGAGTTTCGCGCCAAGCCAAATTTAGAAGAAGCGATCTCTGCAATTCGCCAAGCGATTACTGAAGAGCATGAGGTACAAGTTTATGCTGTAGTCTTGATTAAACCCGGTAGTATTCCCAAAACTTCCAGTGGTAAGATTCAAAGACGTGCAACTCGCAGTCGGTTTGAGAAAGATGAACTAAATGTAGTTGGAAGCAGCATTCTCAAAATTAGTGATATTGCAAGAAAGGAAACTCGATTACAGCGTTCTGAACTTTTGGCACTTTCTCCAAGGGAATGTCAACCACTTTTAGAACCATATCTGATTGAAATCTTGGCAGGAGTACTTTCAATCGCACCAGATGATATCAATCCGGAAGAACCATTAAGCACTCTCGGACTTGATTCTTTAAAAGTATTTGAGTTGAAAAATCGGATTGAGGTTGACTTAGAAGTTGAAGTATCCGTAGCAGACTTCTTTGAAGGGATGAGTGCGCGATCGCTCGTCACCAAGATACTGGCTCAAATGACGACAGACGGATTACCGTCAGTATCTCTTACCCAACAACAGAGAGATACATCTATGCATCCTCTATCTTTTGCTCAGCAGGGATTGTGGTTTATCAATCAGCTAACTCCCGATACTCCTACATATAATATTCCTATAGTTATTAGCCTCAAAGGCTGTGTTAACTTAGCAGTCTTAGAAGATAGTCTTAACGAAATTATTAGACGACACGAAGTATTACGAACAAGCTTTACAGTGGTAGATGGACAACCCGTCCAAGTCATCAATCAAGCTGTACCCTTAACTTTGGCGATTGAAGATTTACGTTCGCTTAAGACAAGCGAACGCAATAGCGCAGCAAAACGTTTGGCTACAGAATTAGCACAGCAGCCTTTTGACTTATCTGCTCAATCGCTTTTACGTGCTAAAATTTTACAATTAAATGACAAAAACTATCATTTAATTATCACCTTACATCATATAATTGCAGATGGTTGGTCTATCGGTGTTCTGATCAAAGAACTAGCTGCACTATATGAAGCATTCTCCACAGGCAAACTCTCACCACTTTCTGAATTGCCTATTCAGTATAGAGATTTTGTCAATTGGCAACGAAAATGGATTAATTGCGAACGCATTCAACCGTTATTGACTTATTGGCAACAAAAATTGCAGGGTGAGCTGACTGTACTGAATTTACCAACTGACCGGACGCGATCGCCACTGCAAACCTTCAAAGGCGCTCAAGCGAAATTAGTTCTTTCCCCTACCCTGAAAAAAGAACTGAAGAATTTGAGCCGTCAGCAGGGAGTAACTCTGTTTATGACCTTGCTTACAGCCTTCAAAATCTTGCTGTATCGCTACACAGGTCAGACTGATATTTTAGTCGGTTCACCGATTGCCAATCGTAACAGAGCAGAAATTGAGTCATTAATAGGATTTTTTGTCAATATTTTAGTACTGCGTACAGACTTATCTGATGACCTGAGTTTTCAGGATTTGTTAGCGCGGGTAAAGTCAACAGCTTTAGAAGCTTACGTTCATCAAGACTTACCTTTTGAAAAGTTAGTAGAAGAACTACAGCCAAGCAGAGACTTGAGCTACAATCCACTATTTCAGGTGATGTTCGTTCTCCAGAATGTGCCCAAACCCAATCTAAGTCTATCGGATGTATCAATGACTTATGAGGAAGGTTACAACGGCAGATCTAAATTTGATTTGACATTGTTCATGGAGGATTCCGAGCAAGGTTTGGTTGCGACTTGCGAGTACAACACAGATTTATTTAATGCAGATACCATTACCCGGATGCTTGGCCACTTCCAGACTTTACTGTCAAACATAGTTAGCGATCCCGAACAATGTATTTCACAATTGCAACTATTAACGCCACCTGAAGTACAACAGTTATTAGTTGAGTGGAATGATACCAAGACAGACTATCCACAAGATAAGTGCATTCATCAACTGTTTGAAGCGCAGGTAGAGAAAACGCCGTCTGACATTGCTGTTATCTTTGTAGACGCGCATAGCGCGGCTTCTCGCAGAGTAAAGCAACAAATAACTTACCGAGAGTTAAACAACCGAGCCAATCAGCTAGCACGTTACTTGCAGCAGCTAGGCGTGAAGCCAGATGTTATGGTTGGTATCTGTATGGAGCGCTCTATTGAAATGGTAGTAGGATTACTAGCCATTCTGAAGGCAGGGGGTGCTTATATGCCCCTAGATCCAGCCTATCCTAAAGAACGCTTGGCTTTTACCTTAGCAGATTCTCAGGTGTCGGTATTATTAGCACATGCTCATTTAGTTAATCACTTGCCACCACATTCGGCGCAACTAGTATGTATCGACACCGACAGCACAGCGTTTGCTGATTACAGCCCAGAAAATCTAATCAGTAATGCCAGATCAGAAAATTTAGCCTATGTAATTTATACATCTGGTTCTACGGGAAAACCTAAAGGAGTACAAATTCCCCACAGCGCTGTGGTTAACTTCTTAAGTACCATGCGTCAAATTCCAGGACTAGCTAAGGAAGATGTTCTCCTATCTGTCACCACGTTATCTTTTGACATTGCAGCACTAGAATTGTACCTGCCACTGATTGTTGGCGCTCGTTTAGTATTAGTCAATCGAGAGGTTATCACTGACAGCACCCAGTTGTTAAAACAGTTAGTCTCCAATGGTGTCACAGTTATGCAAGCCACCCCTGCTACTTGGAGAATGTTGATAGCTGCTGGGTGGCAGAGCCAGAATACCATGAAAATTCTTTGTGGTGGTGAAGCCCTCGACTCTTCACTTGCCTATCAGTTGCTAGAACGAGGTCAAGAAGTTTGGAACTTATATGGCCCTACAGAAACCACTATTTGGTCGGCAGTACAAAAGGTAAACTCTCAAGAGCAACAGCAGGGTGTTAGCTCTATTGGTCGTCCCATCGCCAACACCCAATTCCATATCTTAGATCCACATCAGCAATTAGTTCCTGTTGGAGTTCCAGGTGAATTGCATATTGGTGGTGTTGGGTTAGCGCGAGGTTATTGGAATAGACCTGATTTAACTGGAGAAAAGTTTATTCCTAGTCCTTTTGAATCAGGAAAACGCCTTTATAAAACTGGAGACTTAGCGCGTTACCTAACAGATGGCAAGATTGAATTTTTGGGCAGAATTGACCATCAAGTAAAAATTCGCGGTTTCCGTATTGAACTAGGAGAAATTGAAGCTTTATTAGAGCAACACCCACAGGTACGAGAAACGGTAGTAGTAGCTAGAGAAGATATACCCAATGATTGTCGTCTAGTTGCATATCTAGTTACTCATGGAAACGCTACCCCTTCTGTAAATGAACTGCGGGGATTTCTCAAAGAAAAACTGCCCGAATATATGCTTCCTTCTGCCTTTGTCGTGTTAGATGCTTTACCTTTGACACCCAACGGCAAAGTAGATCGACGTGCATTAAAAGCACCTGAAAATCTGCGTCCAGAGTTAACAGCATCTTTTCAGCCACCCCAGTCTGAAATGGAACAGCAGATTGCAAAGTTTTGGCAAGAAGTACTGCATCTAGATAAAGTAGGTATTCATGATAATTTCTTTGACCTTGGTGGACATTCACTACTGATGCTGCAAGTAAATAACAAACTGCGTGCAATTTTGCAGCGAGAGATATCAATAGTGACGATGTTTCAGAACCCAACTATTTACTCCTTAGCGCAATATTTAAGTCAAACAGCAGAAGAAAAATCTATTTTTGAACCGATGCGCGATCGTGTGCAAAAACAAATAGAAGCGCGTCAGAAACAAAAACAATTACTGATGAGGAAATCAAGAAATAATTCTCGCTGA
- a CDS encoding TonB-dependent siderophore receptor, with protein MKLDKFFQSLLLTGVIAIFISIPAKGEEVQEDIQGRPSTETVGKSALDEKVAAKDKEFAIAKSPVNLLRSRKPRLKQSQSASSPQRVKSDEASKNITQLSEIEIPATSAQKLVQAPTPTNPPNPEQTSGDQVVPITGVKAIPTDKGVEVILETTLGEQLPVTNRSTGNNFIADVSGGQLRLPSGEAFTFRSEKPIPGITEIVVTNVDANTVRVTVVGEKALPAVELFDDNAGLVFGITSTATATQPPPQQPQTPQAEEEPSETPPTEAAQEDEPIELVVTGEQDAYNVPDASTATRTDTPIRDIPQSIQVVPQQVLEDRNVRTVNEALETVSGVASGPRLYGGAPLTFKIIRGFDQTSSGVVNFRNGFPDGDFYTLSPIGTIERVEVLKGPGSVLFGAGEPGGIVNTITKQPLSEPYYRLGFEAGNYGFYQPSIDLSGPLNTDKTVLYRFIASYQGSSDFQGFADTRVTTIAPSITLKLGDRTNLDLYYEYTNLFADPAAGLSTAVFLSDGSLTPRDFATYYPSLQSVDATSQKFGYILNHEFSDNWKLRNNVAISLTRFEEDGATGFTLTDDRFLEGFDVFRAEYHRNNYFGQIDLLGKFNTGSILHQVLAGFDFNYFSNVGDRISADTDLPPLDIRDPDYDISRPTFSTRNTFSDFDFVRRSYGVYLQDQIAFTDNLKFLLGGRYDWLSTDFEADVNTGGDVVVFPTQNDEAFSPRVGLVYQPSKEVSLYASYTRSFASVSGFDNVDPDVRFDPTRGTQYEVGVKTDFLDGRLSATLAAYQLTKTNVLTTVVTDDPANPVRSIQTGEQRSRGIELDVTGEILPGWKVTAAYAYTNAEVTEDETFPVGNRLPNVPENQASLWTTYEIQNGDLKGLGFGLGLFYVGARQGDLDNSFELDDYFRTDAALYYQRDGLKAAINMRNVFDIDAAAFAYSSTYVQRTEPFTIIGSISWEF; from the coding sequence ATGAAGTTAGATAAATTTTTTCAAAGCCTGCTGCTGACAGGTGTTATTGCTATCTTTATAAGCATTCCTGCTAAAGGTGAGGAAGTACAAGAGGATATTCAAGGCAGACCTTCTACCGAGACAGTAGGGAAATCTGCATTAGATGAGAAGGTTGCAGCTAAAGATAAAGAATTTGCGATCGCCAAATCTCCTGTTAATCTCCTTCGTTCCAGGAAACCCCGACTCAAACAGTCTCAAAGTGCAAGTTCACCGCAAAGAGTAAAGTCGGATGAAGCCAGTAAAAACATTACCCAACTGAGCGAAATCGAAATTCCCGCTACTAGCGCTCAAAAACTCGTACAGGCACCAACACCGACCAACCCCCCTAATCCAGAACAAACAAGTGGGGATCAAGTTGTACCAATTACGGGAGTTAAAGCAATTCCCACAGACAAAGGTGTGGAGGTAATTTTAGAGACGACTCTTGGGGAACAACTGCCAGTTACAAATCGCAGTACGGGTAATAATTTTATTGCAGATGTATCTGGCGGGCAATTGCGTTTACCATCGGGTGAAGCTTTTACGTTTCGTTCGGAGAAACCAATTCCGGGAATCACTGAGATCGTAGTGACAAATGTTGATGCGAATACTGTCCGAGTAACAGTGGTGGGTGAGAAAGCTTTGCCCGCAGTAGAGTTATTTGATGATAATGCAGGTCTGGTTTTCGGTATAACTTCTACGGCAACGGCGACACAACCACCACCGCAGCAACCCCAAACACCACAAGCTGAAGAAGAGCCAAGTGAGACACCGCCAACAGAAGCAGCGCAGGAGGATGAGCCGATTGAGTTGGTGGTGACAGGAGAGCAAGATGCGTATAACGTGCCAGATGCGTCAACTGCCACTAGAACTGACACACCGATACGCGACATTCCCCAATCGATTCAGGTCGTGCCGCAACAGGTTCTAGAAGACCGCAACGTGAGAACTGTAAATGAGGCGCTGGAAACAGTCAGTGGCGTAGCTTCTGGTCCTAGGCTCTATGGTGGTGCGCCGCTTACATTCAAAATCATCAGAGGATTTGACCAGACAAGTTCAGGCGTTGTCAATTTCCGAAATGGCTTTCCGGATGGTGATTTCTACACCCTGTCACCCATTGGGACGATCGAGCGAGTGGAAGTTCTCAAAGGGCCCGGCTCAGTTTTGTTTGGAGCTGGGGAACCTGGCGGGATTGTTAACACGATCACAAAACAACCCCTGAGTGAACCCTATTACAGGCTCGGGTTTGAGGCAGGAAATTATGGATTTTATCAACCCAGCATCGATTTATCAGGGCCTTTGAATACCGATAAAACTGTGCTTTATCGGTTTATTGCTAGCTATCAAGGTTCAAGCGATTTTCAAGGCTTTGCTGACACAAGAGTGACGACGATCGCACCCTCAATTACCTTGAAGTTGGGAGATCGTACAAATCTGGATCTGTACTATGAGTACACTAACCTTTTTGCCGACCCTGCTGCTGGTCTTTCTACTGCTGTGTTTCTGAGCGATGGTAGTTTAACACCCCGGGACTTTGCCACTTACTATCCTAGTTTACAGTCGGTCGATGCCACCTCTCAAAAATTTGGCTACATCCTAAACCACGAGTTTAGTGATAACTGGAAGCTTCGGAATAATGTTGCTATAAGTCTTACTCGTTTTGAAGAGGATGGAGCTACGGGTTTTACACTAACAGACGACCGCTTTTTGGAAGGATTCGATGTTTTCAGAGCTGAGTATCACAGAAACAACTATTTTGGACAGATCGACTTGCTTGGGAAGTTTAATACCGGATCGATTTTACATCAAGTCTTAGCGGGTTTTGATTTCAACTACTTTAGCAATGTTGGCGATCGCATCAGTGCCGATACAGATCTGCCTCCTCTAGATATCCGCGATCCAGATTACGATATCTCAAGACCCACATTTTCAACACGTAATACATTCTCTGACTTTGATTTCGTGAGGCGATCCTACGGTGTTTATCTCCAGGATCAGATCGCTTTCACTGATAATCTGAAATTCCTGCTCGGCGGTCGCTATGATTGGCTTTCAACTGATTTTGAAGCAGATGTCAATACAGGCGGAGACGTAGTTGTCTTTCCGACACAGAATGATGAGGCATTCAGTCCCCGTGTTGGCTTAGTGTATCAGCCCAGCAAAGAGGTTTCTCTCTATGCTAGCTACACTCGATCATTTGCCTCTGTCTCTGGATTTGATAACGTAGATCCGGATGTCAGATTTGACCCGACGAGGGGAACTCAATATGAAGTCGGCGTTAAAACCGACTTTCTAGACGGCAGGCTTTCAGCAACGTTAGCAGCCTACCAACTCACCAAGACAAACGTTCTCACAACCGTTGTCACAGACGATCCAGCTAACCCTGTACGTTCCATTCAAACCGGGGAGCAACGGAGTCGAGGAATTGAGTTAGATGTTACAGGTGAGATTTTGCCTGGATGGAAGGTGACTGCTGCCTACGCCTATACCAATGCAGAAGTCACTGAAGATGAAACTTTTCCGGTTGGCAATCGATTGCCAAACGTACCAGAAAATCAAGCCAGTCTCTGGACAACCTATGAGATTCAGAATGGCGATTTGAAAGGTTTGGGATTTGGTTTGGGGCTGTTTTATGTGGGTGCGCGCCAAGGAGATTTGGATAATTCGTTTGAACTAGACGATTACTTCCGTACCGATGCGGCGCTTTACTACCAGAGAGATGGTTTGAAGGCGGCGATTAATATGCGTAATGTATTTGATATAGACGCTGCCGCATTTGCCTACAGCAGCACATATGTTCAAAGAACCGAACCCTTTACAATCATTGGTTCTATCAGTTGGGAGTTTTAA